The following are encoded together in the Nitrospira sp. genome:
- a CDS encoding RHS repeat-associated core domain-containing protein: MTDRKSQVTTYTYDALNRRTKATFQDGTSTNYTYDAGNRITQVQEKDASNVVTATITRTYDGLDRLTQEVTPQGQVDYTYDTASRRTSMTVAGQTQVTYTYDNANRLTQVQQGTDTVGIGYDIAGRRTSLTLPNTNSLTYAYNAASELTSVTYKQGTTTLGDLTYTYEAAGNRIKTGGTFARTNLPPALTSATYNANNQQTAFGTTTETYDLNGNLATSTEAGVTTTYTWNARNQLTGISRTGLTASLTYDSFGRRTGKTINGTTTNFLYDVLNPVQEKNGGTVTANLLTGLGINEFFTRTDSVGVRALLPDALGSTVALADSSGVLQTQYTYEPFGVTTQTGAASTNSYKYTGREDDGTGLYYYRARYYQPQFQRFIAEDPIGFLGGDVNLYGYVGNNPVLLRDPMGLLTLGQGTLLGCGLGGVGGGIGAKKNKVFGALTGGGLGCAFGTLIASGIPFPPTPIGIAIKAGVGAVTGGISGGLTAAAGGGNTLNIAIGAFSGAAGGAIGNLVPGGPVLGALTGFAVSTVIGAIGP, from the coding sequence GTGACGGACCGGAAGAGCCAGGTCACGACCTACACCTATGATGCCCTAAATCGGCGCACCAAGGCCACGTTCCAGGATGGGACGAGTACCAACTACACCTATGATGCCGGGAATCGGATCACGCAGGTGCAAGAGAAAGACGCCAGCAATGTCGTCACGGCCACGATCACCCGTACCTATGATGGGCTCGACCGACTCACCCAAGAAGTCACGCCACAGGGACAGGTAGATTATACGTATGATACCGCTTCGCGCCGTACCAGCATGACGGTCGCAGGCCAAACACAAGTGACCTACACCTATGACAACGCTAACCGCCTCACGCAAGTGCAGCAAGGCACCGATACTGTCGGAATCGGGTATGATATCGCTGGACGGCGCACCAGTCTCACGTTGCCCAATACGAACAGTCTCACCTATGCCTATAATGCGGCCTCAGAATTGACGAGCGTCACGTACAAGCAGGGCACCACGACGCTCGGTGATCTCACCTACACCTATGAAGCGGCGGGCAATCGAATCAAGACGGGAGGCACCTTCGCGCGCACCAATCTGCCTCCCGCACTCACGTCCGCCACCTACAATGCGAACAATCAACAGACCGCCTTTGGGACTACTACTGAGACCTATGACTTGAATGGCAATCTGGCAACCAGTACCGAGGCTGGCGTCACCACCACCTATACCTGGAATGCCAGGAACCAGCTGACGGGCATTAGCAGAACGGGTCTCACTGCGAGCTTGACCTATGACTCCTTCGGCCGACGAACCGGCAAGACGATCAACGGCACGACGACGAATTTTCTCTACGACGTGCTCAATCCCGTCCAAGAAAAGAATGGCGGGACAGTGACGGCAAACCTGCTCACTGGCCTAGGGATCAACGAATTCTTCACGCGAACGGATAGCGTGGGAGTTCGGGCCCTCTTGCCCGACGCCCTCGGCTCGACTGTCGCGTTGGCCGACAGCAGCGGCGTGCTCCAGACCCAGTACACCTATGAACCATTTGGCGTCACGACGCAGACGGGCGCCGCGAGCACGAATAGCTATAAATACACCGGGCGGGAAGATGATGGGACGGGGCTCTACTATTATCGGGCACGCTATTACCAGCCACAGTTCCAGCGGTTCATCGCCGAAGATCCCATCGGGTTCCTCGGTGGGGATGTGAATCTCTATGGCTATGTGGGCAATAATCCCGTTCTCCTCAGAGACCCGATGGGGTTGCTCACACTGGGGCAAGGCACACTCCTTGGGTGTGGGCTCGGAGGAGTGGGAGGCGGAATAGGTGCGAAGAAAAATAAAGTGTTTGGAGCTCTTACTGGGGGAGGTCTTGGGTGTGCGTTTGGAACCTTGATTGCGTCGGGGATTCCCTTTCCACCCACACCTATTGGAATTGCAATTAAGGCAGGAGTAGGTGCTGTGACAGGTGGTATTTCCGGAGGCCTGACGGCTGCGGCAGGGGGAGGGAATACACTGAATATTGCGATCGGTGCCTTTAGTGGTGCGGCAGGAGGAGCTATCGGCAACTTGGTCCCGGGTGGCCCAGTCCTCGGTGCATTGACGGGGTTTGCGGTCTCTACAGTCATTGGGGCTATTGGACCTTGA